AGGCGAGTCTCCCGGCGGCCGCGGGACCCGGTTCGCAGCACGGCCCGGAGCGTATAGTCGCCGGGCGGCGTGTCTGCCGGAACCCAAACGTCCACCCAGAACGCCTGCGCCGATTGCTTCGGGATGTTGTTGTCGGCCTCGGGAAGGGAGGAGTCGTAGGGATGCTGAATGGGGACGAGGGCGTCCGGATAATAGGCCTTCGCCCAGTCCGTGAAGTGGAACCACTCGCGAAAAACATCGATCTGCAGCTTGCCCGAGGGATCGTCGAGCCGGAACTCGACGTGATAGGGGCGGGGCCGGTCGAGGCTGACGACGACCTGGGCGGAAACATAGCCGGCGCGCGCGGCCTGGAGGCCGGCGATTTTGGGCTTGCCTCGCGATTCACCGCGGTCCGCGGCGACCACTTCGCCAAAGGGATCCGGCCGGTGGCTGGTGGGCCACCATGCGATATCGTCGGCGCGAACCAGCGTCGCGGCGAGTGCGGCTAACCAGACAAGGCGCCCCACGAGGTCTCCAGAAGCGCGGCTAGCGCTTCGAACGCCGTCCGCCGCCCATGGTGGGCATCTCCATCTTCCTGGCGTTGCCGGTGGAGAAGTCGGCGTCTGAGAAGGAAGCCTTGTTCACGGACTTGACGTCGGTGGTGGTTACCGGCTGGCCGTTGGCGAAGGCGACGTGGTGAACCGGCAGGCCCTTGATATCAGGCTCTGCCATGGTTTCGATCCCCTTGGGCGCGAGCGGCGAGTTTGCGGACATGCGAGCGAAGCCGGCGATGAACTCGCGCATCTTGCCGAACACCTGATAGGCGCCGGGATCCATGCTGACCGCGTTGGGAGCCGCGGCGCACATCTCGGACACCTTCTGGCCGTTGCGAGTGCCCTCGTACTGCGTGCAGCGGAAGCCGTTCATGGTGGCGGAGCCCTTGGCTGCGTACACGGTCTTGGCCGGAGCCGCCGCGGGTGCGCCGCCCATCTTGCCCTTCATCATCTTCTCGATCATGGCGCGCTGGTCGGGCGGCATCGCCTTGAGCTTCTCCTCCATCGCCGACATCATTCCCTGCACCTGGTTGGCCATCTGATCCATCGTGGCCTGGTCGATCTCGCGAAACTCGTTGCGGTTGTTGTCGACCATCACCAAGCGGTTGCCGCCGGCGGTGAGAAACAAGATCGACATGTTCTGTTTGCCTTTGATGTTCATCCGGATGCGCGTATCTTCGATGAGCATCTCCTGATTCATCACGGCGCCCGACGCCTGCTCCTTGGTTTCGCTGACGATGCGAACACCGGCGCACAGCGGCGCAACGGCAAGACTGGCCGCCAGGATTCTCCGGAAGTTCATAGTCATACTCTCCAACTTAGCGCAGACGGACGATGCGGTGGTTGTAGCTGTCTGCGACGTACACCGCGCCGGAGGCGCGCGCGTAGACTCCGTGCGGCCGATTGAGCGGGCCGGGAACGCCGGAGCCGGCGATGGTGGTCAACGTGCCGGATCGCGGCGAGTAGCGCCGCACGAGATGATTCTCGGCGTCGGCAATGAGGACGTCGCCGTTCCGTTCCACGGTGAGATGTTTCGGACCTTTGAGATCCGGCTGGAACTGGCCGGGCCGGATGAGCGTGCGGATTCGGCCGTCCGAGCCGACGACGCGAAGCGCGTTGCCGCGGCGTTCGAGGATGTAGAACTCGCCCGTCCGGGCGACGGCGATGGCGCGCGGATCGACAAGGGGGGCGGTTGCGGCGGCGTCTCCGTCCGCGGGTTCGGCGGAGCGCCCGTTGCCGGCTACGGTGGCAACCGTCCCGGTGCCGAGGTCCACCATGCGAACGCGGATGTTGCCGAGATCGGCGATGTAGAGACGATTTCGCGCGGCATCCAGATCGATGCCGAAGATGCCTTTGAAGGTGGCGCTTGTGGCTGGGCCGGCGTCGCCGGAGAAACCGGCTTCGCCGTTGCCGGCAATTGTCGTGATGATACCCGTATTGAGATCGATGCGGCGGACGCGATTGTTGTGCGTGTCGGCGACGTACAACTCGTCGCGCGGTGAAATGACGATGCCGTGGGGCTCGTGGAACCGGGCATCGCGGGCGGGTCCGCCGTCGCCGGCGAAACCCGCTTCCCGCGAGCCCGCGAAGATGGTGGCGGTTCCGTCCGGCGCGATGCGGTGCAGACGGTTGCCCTTGTACTCGACAACGTAGGCGTTGTTCTTTGAGTCGAAGGCGATGCCGAAGGGCTCCACGAACCCGGCGTTCGCGGCGAACGGTTCCAACGCGGCCGGGCCGGACTCCCTGGGCGCAGCGTTCTTCACGTGTTTGTCGAACCATTCGATGGTTTCCGTGAGAGTTGTTTCGATGCTCTCGCGGCCGGAATAGCCGTGCGACTCGTGCGGCAGGTAGACGAAGCGCGCCGTGCCGCCGTTGCCGCGGATCGCCTGGTACATGCGTTCGCTTTGGATCGGGAATGTGCCGGGGTTGTTGTCGGCCATGCCGTGGATGAACAGAATCGGCTCCTTGAGTTTTTGCGCGTGCATGAACGGCGACATCTTCAGGTAGATCTCGGGAGCCTCCCAGAATGTGCGCGGCTCGGCCTGGAATCCGAAAGGAGTAAGCGTGCGGTTATAAGCGCCGCTCCGAGCCACGCCGGCCCGGAACAGGTCTGAATGGGCGAGCAAGTTCGCCGTCATGAACGCGCCGTAGCTGTGGCCGCCCACTCCGACGCGGTCCGGGTCGGTGACTCCCATCGCCGCCGCCTTGTCGATGGCCGCCTTGGCGCTGGAAACCACCTGCTCGATGTAGGTGTTGTTCGCGGTTTCCGGCGTCCCGATCACGGGCATGGTGGCGCCGTCGAGGATCGCGTAGCCGGCAAGCAGAAGAAACAGGTGCGACGCTCCGGCGATGGTGGTGAAGCGCTTGGTGGATCCCGACACCTGCGCCGCCACGGAGGCGTCGCCGAACTCACGCGGATATGCCCAAACGATGGTCGGGAGCCGGGTTCCTTCCTTGTGGCCGGGCGGCAGATAGAGCGTAAACGAGAGGCCCACGCCATCGGCTCGTTTGTAAGTCACCAGTTCCTTGTGGATGGTGCGCAGTTCCGGAGCCGGATCTTTTGCGAAGGTAAGTTGCGTGCGACGGCCGTTGGCGAGGAGATAGTAATTTGGCGGATC
This DNA window, taken from Bryobacteraceae bacterium, encodes the following:
- a CDS encoding prolyl oligopeptidase family serine peptidase; the encoded protein is MKHLVLALLALGAFAAEGYKKPPKAIQDILDAPAPPIASVNPTHTHALFIEARRYPPIAELARPVLRLAGFRIDPASNGPQTGWTGWRLTLSALAADAKPLKLAVPESAVLSPPRWSPDGKRFALLNRAASSVELWVGDAATGAIRRLPNIAINAAVGEPLQWLPGSQELLAQLVPARRGPPPAEPTAPTGPVVQETSGKAGPVRTYQDLLASPYDEALFDYYATAQLAAVNASTGASRPIGAPHVFLGAEPAPDGRHLLVEFVRKPYSYLLTAFSFPRDAEVWTLRGTLVKKVASLPMADRVPIDGVRTGPRNLGWDPSAPATIEWVEALDGGNPKEKVPHRDRIMTWQAPFAGEASEAVLVPERLRGLAHGENGMRWYADYERSKRWLRTFIQTKGGEPAELFSLSSQDRYHDPGTPVRKTLPSGQRVILTAGNAIFLTGDGASPEGDRPFLDRFDLATRKTTRIFHCDPERYETVASVLDDQGARLLIRGESPTDPPNYYLLANGRRTQLTFAKDPAPELRTIHKELVTYKRADGVGLSFTLYLPPGHKEGTRLPTIVWAYPREFGDASVAAQVSGSTKRFTTIAGASHLFLLLAGYAILDGATMPVIGTPETANNTYIEQVVSSAKAAIDKAAAMGVTDPDRVGVGGHSYGAFMTANLLAHSDLFRAGVARSGAYNRTLTPFGFQAEPRTFWEAPEIYLKMSPFMHAQKLKEPILFIHGMADNNPGTFPIQSERMYQAIRGNGGTARFVYLPHESHGYSGRESIETTLTETIEWFDKHVKNAAPRESGPAALEPFAANAGFVEPFGIAFDSKNNAYVVEYKGNRLHRIAPDGTATIFAGSREAGFAGDGGPARDARFHEPHGIVISPRDELYVADTHNNRVRRIDLNTGIITTIAGNGEAGFSGDAGPATSATFKGIFGIDLDAARNRLYIADLGNIRVRMVDLGTGTVATVAGNGRSAEPADGDAAATAPLVDPRAIAVARTGEFYILERRGNALRVVGSDGRIRTLIRPGQFQPDLKGPKHLTVERNGDVLIADAENHLVRRYSPRSGTLTTIAGSGVPGPLNRPHGVYARASGAVYVADSYNHRIVRLR